Proteins encoded by one window of Streptomyces sp. NBC_01571:
- a CDS encoding acetyl-CoA synthetase, giving the protein MVSLVLRPRNDDKRWAGVLSSAPIFVLVSGWEVAADGSAHTSLRCAGTRGGSAKITATAKVPDVAGAARVAFTLDVNVVPYTTQG; this is encoded by the coding sequence GTGGTGTCCCTCGTCCTACGGCCGCGGAACGACGACAAGCGGTGGGCGGGTGTGCTGAGTTCCGCGCCGATCTTCGTCCTGGTGTCAGGGTGGGAGGTGGCGGCGGACGGCTCGGCCCACACCTCGCTGCGCTGCGCGGGCACCCGGGGTGGTTCCGCCAAGATCACGGCAACGGCGAAAGTGCCGGACGTGGCGGGCGCGGCGCGCGTCGCCTTCACGCTTGACGTGAATGTGGTGCCGTACACGACGCAGGGGTGA
- a CDS encoding glycosyl hydrolase has protein sequence MSAPTHKRRWFTICAITASAAFVAIPAGAASGPDGTPFGARALAQLAAERAQSTGGITSRLKADDDGDGGNEADEIAEGADQYAEARTSPGIVAPGAYGAAWQSLTNMRSTSGSWRNVTDLPYNSDDARYRDYDSNSSGGSGNVTGRMAAMAADDDGYVYAGSAGGGVWRSRTGGSHWQPISDRLSSQSTGALALDGTGRLWLGTGEANTNADAYLGSGVYVLSHPHHGTFSTRSRVGGDELESTTIRQLRFGGGKVWAATSEGVWSHSTKKLSGAWKLEFAPNPDYLPGGSKATDDSAAYKNITNDIAIDPKDPSKVVLAVGWRSGDDYNGFYTKGSDGAWTRITSGFGDLPIDADNVGTVTFAHSADGSRYYAIDESPAQMAANPDSGLEGIYSAGSPFGPWTKIADYKQLAADGSALTSSGYMPGVQSWYNQFLTVDPADPQHVYAGLEEVYESKDGGSTWSTVGPYWNFGFSCWSIDPAKQTGDCNQTTHSDQHGVAIGRYHGKSFVYVGNDGGVYKRPVGGSQDASGHATDWTSLNDGTIDTLQYYSVGVGKDLTYGGVSVTGGLQDNGQSVLRSNDKVMGSNFGGDGGDTLTDPANGCNIAEEYVYLAVQITQNCAVNDGSWTTDSSRVTSYNVAPADNATSEARFIAPLAADMKNSSTWIAGGRHIWVQTNGYAIRSGSEWKSVYDLGASRTATAVAASGGKVYAAWCGPCNNQGFARGISVGNADGTGWHDITLPATGTDGTVPNRYLSGFAVDPKNADHVYLAVNGFSRHWTEGPGAGVGHVFESTDGGTTWKDISKNLPDVPANSAVVTPNGGLAVATDLGVVYRAPGRTTWQRVGNLPAVAVLQLRLSPDGKTLYAATHGRGIYTIKVSDCA, from the coding sequence GTGTCAGCACCAACCCATAAGAGACGATGGTTCACGATCTGTGCCATCACCGCATCCGCCGCATTCGTCGCGATACCCGCAGGCGCCGCGTCCGGCCCGGACGGTACCCCCTTCGGTGCCCGCGCACTTGCCCAACTCGCCGCCGAGCGCGCGCAGTCGACAGGTGGCATCACCTCCAGGTTGAAGGCGGACGACGACGGTGACGGCGGCAACGAGGCCGACGAGATAGCCGAGGGGGCGGACCAGTACGCGGAAGCCCGTACCTCACCCGGCATCGTCGCGCCGGGCGCATACGGCGCCGCCTGGCAGAGCCTGACCAACATGCGCAGCACCAGCGGCAGTTGGCGGAACGTCACCGATCTGCCGTACAACTCCGACGATGCGCGCTACCGCGACTACGACTCCAACTCCAGCGGCGGCTCGGGCAACGTCACCGGCCGGATGGCGGCGATGGCCGCCGATGACGACGGCTACGTGTACGCAGGCAGCGCGGGCGGCGGCGTGTGGCGCTCACGCACCGGCGGCAGTCACTGGCAGCCGATCAGCGACCGGCTGTCCTCGCAGTCCACCGGTGCGCTCGCGCTGGACGGGACCGGACGGCTGTGGCTGGGTACCGGCGAGGCGAACACCAACGCGGACGCCTACCTCGGCAGCGGCGTCTACGTCCTGTCCCACCCGCACCACGGCACGTTCTCCACGCGCAGCCGGGTCGGCGGCGACGAACTGGAGTCCACCACCATCCGCCAGCTGCGCTTCGGCGGCGGCAAGGTGTGGGCGGCGACCAGCGAGGGCGTGTGGAGCCACTCCACCAAGAAGCTCAGCGGCGCCTGGAAGCTGGAGTTCGCCCCCAACCCCGACTACCTGCCCGGGGGTTCCAAGGCGACCGACGACAGCGCCGCGTACAAGAACATCACCAACGACATCGCCATCGACCCCAAGGACCCGTCCAAGGTGGTCCTGGCGGTCGGTTGGCGCAGTGGTGACGACTACAACGGCTTCTACACCAAGGGCTCCGACGGCGCCTGGACGCGGATCACCAGCGGCTTCGGTGACCTGCCGATCGACGCCGACAACGTCGGCACGGTCACCTTCGCCCACTCCGCCGACGGCTCGCGCTACTACGCCATCGACGAGTCGCCCGCGCAGATGGCCGCCAACCCCGACAGCGGCCTTGAGGGCATCTACAGCGCCGGCTCGCCGTTCGGCCCCTGGACGAAGATCGCTGACTACAAGCAACTGGCCGCCGACGGCTCGGCGCTGACCTCCAGCGGCTACATGCCGGGCGTCCAGTCCTGGTACAACCAGTTCCTGACCGTCGACCCGGCCGACCCGCAACATGTGTACGCGGGCCTTGAAGAGGTCTACGAGTCCAAGGACGGCGGCAGCACTTGGTCGACCGTCGGTCCGTACTGGAACTTCGGCTTCTCCTGCTGGAGCATCGACCCCGCCAAGCAGACGGGCGACTGCAACCAGACCACCCACTCCGACCAGCATGGCGTCGCGATCGGCCGCTACCACGGCAAGAGCTTCGTGTACGTCGGCAACGACGGCGGCGTTTACAAGCGCCCGGTGGGCGGCTCCCAGGACGCCTCCGGGCACGCCACCGACTGGACCTCGCTGAACGACGGCACCATCGACACCCTCCAGTACTACTCGGTGGGCGTCGGCAAGGACCTGACCTACGGCGGCGTCTCCGTCACCGGCGGCCTGCAGGACAACGGGCAGTCCGTCCTGCGCAGCAACGACAAGGTGATGGGCTCCAACTTCGGCGGCGACGGGGGCGACACGCTCACCGACCCGGCCAACGGCTGCAACATCGCTGAGGAGTACGTCTACCTCGCCGTCCAGATCACCCAGAACTGCGCGGTCAACGACGGCAGCTGGACCACCGACTCCAGCAGGGTCACGTCGTACAACGTCGCCCCGGCCGACAATGCCACGAGCGAGGCCCGCTTCATCGCCCCGCTCGCGGCCGACATGAAGAACAGCTCGACCTGGATCGCGGGCGGCCGCCACATCTGGGTGCAGACCAATGGCTACGCCATCCGCAGCGGTTCGGAGTGGAAGAGCGTCTACGACCTCGGTGCCAGCCGCACCGCGACCGCGGTCGCGGCCTCGGGCGGCAAGGTCTATGCGGCCTGGTGCGGCCCCTGCAACAACCAGGGCTTCGCTCGCGGCATCTCCGTCGGCAACGCGGACGGCACCGGCTGGCACGACATCACCCTCCCGGCCACCGGCACGGACGGCACCGTGCCCAACCGCTACCTCAGCGGCTTCGCCGTCGACCCGAAGAACGCTGACCACGTCTACCTCGCGGTGAACGGCTTCTCCCGTCACTGGACCGAGGGCCCCGGCGCTGGCGTCGGCCACGTCTTCGAGTCCACGGACGGCGGCACCACGTGGAAGGACATCTCGAAGAACCTCCCCGACGTGCCGGCCAACTCCGCGGTCGTCACGCCGAACGGCGGCCTCGCCGTCGCCACCGACCTCGGCGTCGTCTACCGCGCGCCGGGCCGTACGACATGGCAGCGCGTCGGGAACCTCCCGGCCGTCGCCGTGCTCCAGCTCAGGCTGAGCCCGGACGGCAAGACGCTGTACGCGGCCACGCACGGCCGCGGCATCTATACGATCAAGGTGAGCGACTGCGCCTGA